The genomic interval TCACCGACATCTATCTCACCCGTCTCAAGCGCCTCAACGGCACGCTGCTCTGCGCCGTCACGATCATGGAATCGCAGGCCCGCGCCGCCGCCGCGCAGGCCGACGCCGAGATCGCCGCCGGCAAGTATCGCGGCCCGCTGCACGGACTGCCCTATGGCGTGAAGGACCTGTTCGCCACCAAGGGCGTGCCCACCACGTGGGGCGCCAAGGATTTCGAGCACCGCATCATCGACGAGGACGCCGAGGTCGTCGTCCGCCTGCGCGAAGCCGGCGCCGTGTTGATCGCCAAGCTCGCCACCGGACTGTTCGCCCAGAATGACCAGTGGTTCCGCGGTCGCACCAACAACCCGTGGAATCTGGTGCAGGGCTCGAGCGGCTCGTCGGCCGGCCCCGCATCGGCTTCCGCCGCCGGCTGCGTGGCGTTCGGCATCGGCACCGAGACGCAGGGATCGATCGTGTCGCCCACCATCCGCTGCGGATTGAGCGCGCTGCGCCCCACGTTCGGCAGCGTGAGCCGCGCCGGCGGCATGGTGCTCGCGTGGTCGCAGGATCGCGTGGGGCCCATCGCCCGCACCGTGGAGGATTGCGCCATGGTGTTCAACGCCATTCACGGCGCCGACGAGAAGGACCCGTCCACCGTGACCATGCCCTTCCACTTCGACCGCAGCATCGACCTCGCGTCGCTGCGCGTGGGCGTGGATCCCAACGCCCCCAAGGAATTCGTGGACAGGCTGCGCGACCTGGGCGTCCGGCCCATCACCATCGGCGCGCGTCCCACCGTGGCCGGCATCGGTCAGGGTGGGCTCGCCGTGGAAGACGCGGCGGCGTTCGATTCCTACGTCCAGATCAAGGCCAAGGAGATCGGGCTCGATCTCAACGCGCTCAAGCCGCCGGTGCCGGGCGCTCGCGGCCGCGGCCAGGGCGGCGGGCGAGGGGGCGCCGCCGGCGCGCCGGCCAACCCGATGGCGCCCGCCGACTGGAATCCGCGCTTCGTCACCGGCCGCACCGTGCCCGGGTTCGAGTTCCTGCAGACGGAGCGTCGGCGGTACATCATGGTGAGCAAGTGGGCCGAGTTCATGAAGGATCTCGACATGTTCATCGGCAATCCGTTCGCCGACGTGGGACCCAACGCGCAGACCGGCCACCCCTGCGCTGTGGTGCCGTACAAGATGGGCATTCCGGAGCAGTTCGGCGGCCGCCGCGGCGGACAGGCCGAGCCGCAGCCGGTACTCAAGCCGCAGCCCATCTGCGCCGTCATCGTGGGCGGCCTGTTCAACGACGACAAGATCCTTGCCGTGGCGCACCAGTTCCAGGTGCACGACGACACCTACCTCGAGCA from Gemmatimonadaceae bacterium carries:
- a CDS encoding amidase — encoded protein: MTNPEELLQQFQHDLESADYDETAHGGMDRRHFVFLSLAAAAASTLGAGTALAQPGPALAALGGQRAPQQQQEPPVPLGNGEPPALQFQPYPGGTGAMIEKLARERGRAAFDRAEFSVEPWSGAVPTSDDEIAFLPAHRLSALLKARKITSARLTDIYLTRLKRLNGTLLCAVTIMESQARAAAAQADAEIAAGKYRGPLHGLPYGVKDLFATKGVPTTWGAKDFEHRIIDEDAEVVVRLREAGAVLIAKLATGLFAQNDQWFRGRTNNPWNLVQGSSGSSAGPASASAAGCVAFGIGTETQGSIVSPTIRCGLSALRPTFGSVSRAGGMVLAWSQDRVGPIARTVEDCAMVFNAIHGADEKDPSTVTMPFHFDRSIDLASLRVGVDPNAPKEFVDRLRDLGVRPITIGARPTVAGIGQGGLAVEDAAAFDSYVQIKAKEIGLDLNALKPPVPGARGRGQGGGRGGAAGAPANPMAPADWNPRFVTGRTVPGFEFLQTERRRYIMVSKWAEFMKDLDMFIGNPFADVGPNAQTGHPCAVVPYKMGIPEQFGGRRGGQAEPQPVLKPQPICAVIVGGLFNDDKILAVAHQFQVHDDTYLEHPSL